Proteins encoded together in one Deinococcus hopiensis KR-140 window:
- a CDS encoding phenylacetic acid degradation protein: protein MTSPQSENPRPDPRGTDTQWPRWEVFKQDAPGRPLQAVGSVHAGDPQHALLTARNVFVRRPAAVSLWAVREADILTATPEELTSNPEVLNTPGGLGTYHIGIKRTHKRSMTFVDLVDQVEAGGPGDALIQARVMYPDALTWLVFPDSGVIRTDGDPGTLESWFAPAKEKTYKQQQFYGVIGKHVGELKREGRMPGRVREGEE, encoded by the coding sequence ATGACCTCACCTCAATCGGAAAACCCCCGTCCCGACCCCCGGGGCACAGACACCCAGTGGCCCCGCTGGGAAGTCTTCAAGCAGGACGCCCCGGGCCGTCCTCTTCAAGCGGTGGGCAGCGTCCATGCGGGTGATCCCCAGCACGCGCTCCTGACTGCCCGCAACGTCTTCGTGCGCCGCCCCGCTGCCGTCAGCCTCTGGGCCGTGCGCGAGGCCGATATCCTGACCGCCACGCCCGAGGAACTGACGTCCAACCCCGAGGTGCTGAATACGCCCGGTGGGCTGGGCACCTACCACATCGGAATCAAGCGCACGCACAAGCGCTCCATGACCTTCGTGGATCTCGTGGACCAGGTGGAGGCGGGCGGTCCCGGCGACGCCCTCATCCAGGCCCGAGTGATGTACCCCGACGCGCTGACCTGGCTGGTCTTCCCCGACTCTGGGGTCATCCGCACCGACGGTGACCCCGGCACCCTGGAAAGCTGGTTCGCCCCTGCGAAGGAAAAGACCTACAAGCAGCAGCAGTTCTACGGCGTGATCGGCAAGCATGTGGGTGAGCTCAAGCGCGAGGGCCGCATGCCGGGGCGCGTGCGGGAGGGAGAGGAATGA
- the paaC gene encoding 1,2-phenylacetyl-CoA epoxidase subunit PaaC has product MTESRQEERALPPVFRAALIAKLTALADDEIILAHRDGEWTGHAPILEEDIALANIAQDELGHATLFLELRRELDGSDPDHVAFFRDAGEYRCARLVELPRGDWALTMLRQFLFDAYEAVWLDAARISAYAPLSEVAAKAVREEKFHLQHTAVWVERLALGTDESRRRTQKALNELWPYAGQLFMPVPGEADLVAAGLVPDLAAVRRTWESLALPLLTERCGLSLPEVGETSGGREVHTEYLAPLLAEMQGVARQVPHAEVW; this is encoded by the coding sequence ATGACGGAAAGTCGCCAGGAGGAGCGAGCGCTCCCGCCCGTGTTCCGGGCCGCCCTCATCGCCAAGCTCACTGCCCTCGCCGACGACGAGATCATCCTCGCGCACCGGGACGGGGAGTGGACGGGACACGCGCCCATTCTGGAAGAGGACATCGCGCTGGCCAACATTGCCCAGGACGAGCTGGGGCACGCCACGCTGTTTCTGGAACTGCGGCGGGAACTGGACGGGAGTGATCCGGACCACGTCGCCTTTTTCCGGGATGCCGGGGAGTACCGTTGCGCCCGCCTCGTTGAACTGCCCCGGGGCGACTGGGCCTTGACGATGCTGAGGCAATTCCTCTTCGACGCCTACGAAGCCGTGTGGCTGGACGCCGCCCGCATAAGCGCCTATGCCCCGCTGTCGGAGGTGGCTGCCAAAGCTGTGCGCGAGGAAAAGTTCCACCTCCAGCACACTGCCGTATGGGTAGAACGCCTCGCCCTGGGCACGGACGAGAGCCGCCGCCGCACCCAGAAGGCGCTGAATGAATTGTGGCCTTACGCCGGGCAGCTGTTTATGCCCGTTCCCGGCGAAGCGGACCTCGTGGCCGCCGGACTGGTGCCGGACCTCGCCGCCGTGCGCCGCACCTGGGAAAGCCTCGCGTTGCCCCTCCTGACCGAGAGGTGCGGCCTGAGTTTGCCCGAGGTGGGCGAGACCTCCGGGGGCCGCGAAGTCCATACCGAATACCTCGCCCCGCTGCTGGCCGAGATGCAGGGCGTGGCGCGGCAGGTGCCGCACGCGGAGGTGTGGTGA